The nucleotide window TTACGAAACCATTAATAAGCCTAAAATCAATTATAATGGTTTTACCCTTTCACAAAATCAAAAAGAAGAAATTGAAAGACAGGTTTTGCAGAACGCCAAAAAGCCTGAAAAATATGTATTGTATTATGATGATGGCAACAGCTTCTTTGAAAGAGATCCGAATGAAAAATTATCTCCAAGAGAACAAAAAACAGAATTTTTCCGCTTAAGCAATAAAAAAGGTTATTATCGTTTACGTGATTATATTGTAGAAGAGTTTTATGGCTATTATCCTGTGGATGATGTAAGCATTGAATATACTGATGAAAAGCAGACCATTGAAAATTATAACTGCAAAGCAGCACTCTACAAAAATGGAGATATCGTAAGCAAAGTTTGGTACACCGAAGACATTCCTGTTTCTGCAGGACCTTACGATTATTATAATGTACCCGGTTTGATTCTTAAAGTAGAGTCTCCCAATATCTTATGTTATGCGGTAAACATTTCAAAAAAAGTGGATAAAAAAGAGGTAAAAATGATGGATTCGGCTTTAAAAGTATATGAAGGTGATGAATTAAAACGAAAAATTGCTGAAGGCAGAGAGAAAATGATAGGCAGTAGTCAGAAGAAGGCTGAAGAATTGATGAAAACTATACAAAATAAATAACAAGATGATTGATTTTGTTTTTGCCTGCAATTAAAAATGAAGTATCTATTTACGGTTTTTTTTCTTTTTTTCAGTTTAGTTTCTTTCGCTCAGGAAATTTTAATAAACACTGTAAATAAAGAAAAAGAAAATCTTGATCATATCAACGTACAACTTTTAAGAAACAATAAAACAATAAATTTTAAAACTACAAACGAAAATGGTGTTTGTAGTTTTGTTATTCCGGAAAAAGCTGTTTATACATTAAAGTTTACCTCTTTGCTGTACAAAACAAAACTGGTAGAGATTAATACATCACAAAAAACTACTTTTCAGATCACTTTAGAACAACAGATCACCGAAATACAAGACGTTAAAATAAAAGCACGTCCAAAAATTTCGTTTGCAAAAGGAGATACCATTTCTTACAACATAAAAGCCATAAAAGACGGAACAGAAAGAACTGTAGAAGATCTGATCAAAAAATTACCCGGACTGGACATCAATGAGAATGGTAAAGTTACCAATAATGGAAATGTGATAGGGCAGGTTTTGGTTGATGGTAATGAATTATTCGGAAAGAATCATAAAATGTCTACTCAGAATATTTCTGCGGATATGATTGAAGGGATTGATTTTTGGAAGAATTATACAACAATTAACGGAAATCAATCTACTGCAATTAATCTAAAGATTAAAAACGAGTATAAAGGAAGGATTACAGGAAATGCCGAAGCCAGTTATGGAAATAAAAACAGCTACCTGCTACACTCTAATGTATTTAAATTCAGTAAATCCGGTAATTTAGCATTCATTACAGATGCCAATTCTATTGCTAAAGATCCTGTAAGTATGACGGATTTCTATGAAATGAACAGGCAGGAAGAAGCAAGTAATACAAACGATGCTCCAGATGTAGATATTCCCACTTTTTTAAACAACGATGGAAAAGTAAAATCAAAAGATAATCTATTCGGGGCGCTGCAGTATTCAAAATTGGGAAAAAATTTGTCCGTAACTGCATTTTCTGTTTTTGACGCTTCAAGATTAGAGAAACTTTCAACTCTTAACAGGATAGCATTCCCAGAACAACCTTCAACCTATAATTTTTTCGAAAACCGTTCAGAAAAAAACAAAGGATATTTTGGAACCACTCACGTTAAAGTAAAAAAAACGTTTCCGGATGACAGTTTTTTATATTATAGTTTTGGATACAATCCCTCAGAAGACAATTTTAATCAAAGCATAAACAGAAATACCTTTCTTAAAAACAGTATTTTTGATATTGAAAATACTGTTAAAAATACAACGTTTGGGAATTTTCTTTCCTGGAATAAAAGTTTTAACCGTTCCAAAATGATCTTTGCTTTTTCTCAACAGCAAAATAATTACAGGTCGTTGTTACATGTAAATTCTACTGAGAATATTTTTCAAAATTCCCTTAATAGTTTATCGCAAAGTTTAGCTACTGATTCTAAAAAATACACTTTGACTTTTTCTCTTCAAAACAGCTTCAAGTTTGTTACCGCCAACTTTCGGTCAGGGTTTTCTGTCAAAGATGAAAATGCTATATTATCAGAAGCTTTTAGTAACAAATCCGAAGCAAAAAATTTAAAAACCCACCATTATTTTAATGAAATTTTCACTCAGAAAAGCATTGGGAGTTTTGACTTATCAGGAACACTGAGCTCCCATTTTATCAATTTTAATCAGGTGGAAAAGCATTATTTTGAAAAGAACCTGAAGGTACAATACAAACTACGTTTAAAAGCAAGTATGGTTTTCAGTTTAGAATATTTAAATCAATATAAATCTCCGGAATTTACTCAACTATTATATGATGAAAATTACAATCGGAATTTATCATACATGCGAAATGGTTCATTACGCCCTGAAGATCTGGCCAATACAAATACTTTTAAATTCAATTTCATTCGTTTCAATTTGTCCAGAGGGAATTATTTTTTCTCAATGCTGATGTATGAAAAAGCAAATTCTAATTTTTCATCTGATGTATCTAATTTTGGTATGATATCGGAAACCCTCAATATTCCTGGCAATCTGAATGATCGTTGGTTTTTCATTGCATCTGATGACAGGAGAATCGGAAGTTTTCTCTTTTTAAAATCTAAATTTACAGGATCATATAGCCGTATCAATAATTTTGTTAATCATATTCCCAATCAAACCCATTTGAAAAATTTTCAATTAGGACAAAAACTGGTAACAAATTTTAAGGAGATCCCTGTACAATTTGACTTGGGATATACATTTACTCAAACAGTATTTAAGCAAAGTCTTTTTAATACATCTTCAAGTCAGCAGAATGTAAAATTATCTTTAGGACTTAGAACAAATATTAAAAAAGAATGGATTGGAAGTTTTCTTGGGGAATATCTCATCCAGAAAACACCACAGAATATAGTAAAAAATTGTCTTTTAGGAGGACAGATTTCATACAGAAAAGAAAATTCGGCACTGGAATATAATATCACAATGAATAATATATTAAATCTCAATTCATTCAATTATATCAATAGCTCTGTTTCTCTTTTAGGAACCGACGAGACCTCAGTAATGGCTTTGCATGGTTATATTACAGGAGGATTGAAATATTATTTTTAGTTTGATCTGGTTTATTATTTTCTTTCAAAAAACTTCAGTTCTGCCGTCTGACCATTTAATATAATCGCTTTCGGAAAGGTTTTAAAGGAAATTTTATGATAACATAGGTTCTATGTATAAATAAAAAAGTCCAAAAATAAAAATCGCTGTAAACATTACATTTACAGCGATTTATTTATTATTAATTGTTATTTAAACAATCATTATTTTACTTCTTCTAATATAATAACTACTATAAATCAAATAGTTATATTTTTATGGTACAAATATGGTACAAAAAAGTTATTCTTTATTTATGTATTAAATATTTACACATAAAAACCTTCTCAACTAATGGGAGATATTATAATTTACAATCTAACCAATATTATAATTTTTTTGACTTAGAACAGTATTTTATAAATAATCTTTTTTATTGATTTATTTTATAATAAACTTTGTATTCAGATCGCCAGTTTTCAAAATATAAATACCCTTAGGAAGATCTGTAAGAATAATTGTATTATCTTTTTGAAATGGATTTTCAATTGTCTGTACTAATTGACCAGTCATATTATAAATCAAAGCAATTTTATATTGTCCTAGATTTTTTCCGCCTAACACATAAATCTTATTATCTTTTACGGGATTAGGAACGATCACAAGACTTTTTGACAAATCTACATCTGCAACTCCCATATAAGCACCCCAAATTAAAGCGACGAACTCAGGACGATCGATGTATGGATTTCTATTACCTTGGTAAGTGAATGCCGCATTATTTCTTGCTATCTCAAAAGGAGAAACAGGATCTAAATTATTCCACTCGAGTAATTGTTTTAATTCCCATGTCTGTAAGCCAGGGTAGGCTGTACTACCTAATATGTTTCCGCTGCTGAAACCTGATAGCTGCGTCTCGTATCTGGTTACAAAATATAATATCATTCTGGCAATATCACCTTTAAACTCATCAATTGGTTCAAAAACAGTCCCCGCATAACCTGCAGATACTGAACTTCCCAGTTTAGAACCGTTTAGTGATGTAAATGAGGTTGATCCTACTTTTCCAAAAGGATAATTTGATCGCATTCCGTTGACTTTTCCGTCAGTAGGTGTAACAAAATGGACATCAGATCTCATCGGTAAATTCTGATTAAATAAACTTTGCGGTACGACATGTTCTCGGTTGTAACAGTCTCCTTCAACACTATAATTTCCACATTGTTTGACTCCATGATTATAAATATATGGATCTGTTCCTGTCGGATTTTCAGAATACATATCCATTACAGTTCCATCATTTTCGTAGAAATAATCCCTATCTGTGCTTTGAAAAGCTGTCAGCAAATTGCCATAGCCATTATCTTGGTGGCCGTTGGTAATGATAGTTTTCAACTTTGACTTTAAAGAAGCTCCTGATAATCCCGCAGTGCCATCATAATAGTTTGACGGAGCCTGTCCATAAACAGAATTTAATACAAGGCTTACCAAAAGAGTTAGTACAAGTTTTTTCATTTTGATTTAAATAAAGGGTTAATATTATGGTTTAAAAAATTTGTTGATAATTTGTCATTTTCCGTCATTATGAGTGTGTGTTTTTTCCGAAGGATGCGAATGAATCTTAACATATTTGATATTAAAATTGTATACCTGATGAATTACCAAAAGGAGCATAAAAAGAAGCCAGCCAACAATAAAAAAAAGATCTTGAGAAGTAAGCCTGTGCTTACCTCTTCGAATAATTTTTCTTCTAAAACGTCGTTTAAATCCCATGTTCTAAATTAGAAGGTTATCTGATAATTAATCCCAAAAGTATTGCTATGACCATTCTTTTGATAAAGAGGGGCAAGCATAGAGACAGATTTTTTGTTTTTATTAGCTGATAAAAACATATTGATTTTCGGAAATAGCCAATAAGCTAATTCGGTTGAAAGTATTCCTACCCCAGCGCCCGCTACTACATCTGTTACCCAGTGTTTGTTATTAATAACTCTGTAAACACTTGTGAATATTGCAAATGGATATCCTGATAAACTGAGCCAATAATTACTGTCTCTATATTCTCTATACATAAACTGCGCTGTTGAAAAAGCAATTGCTGCATGCCCAGACGGAAAAGACATATTGTTGGATTTATCTGGGCGTTCTTCTCCAATTAAATATTTTGAAGGTATTACGATTGCTGTCGATATTAGCTGCGATGTTGCAAGAATAATTGTTCTTTCTCTTAAATTATGCTTGCCTTTCAAACCTGAAATATTAAATCCATAAACCATCACGGCAGGTATGAATTGGGTATAATTATCCAATGTAGAATTATGAAGATTATGGTCTTTTACTTCTTTTCGTACTCCTGCATCAAATTCTTTCATTTTAGGAATAGCGAAACTCATCGCTCCTATGGATATTAAACTTGTAGGGGCTATAAGTCTCTTATAACTAAAATTATTTTCAGGTTTTTGGACAGCAATCGTATCCCCAATTTTTTCACTTACTGTTAAGCTATCCTGTGCTAAAGCCAAATTGCATACTAGCATAAAAAAAAGAACTGGAATCTTATTTATAATATTGATTATCATTGCATTAATTGAAAAATTAGAGTAAATAGTTTTGTTGAATATTTTCAATAAACAACCTGTTCTCGGTTTGAGAACTTTATTTTAATTGATATTTGTTGGAACTTTTCTTAAGTGATTAGTGAAATTAGAATGCTATGTTATTTTTATTTGAAATTCATTCGTTGGATGCGTACAGCATTTAGAATTGCAATCAATGCAACACCTACATCTGCAAAAACAGCTTCCCACATTGTTGCCAATCCTCCGGCTCCAAGAATTAAAACAATTGCTTTGACCACAAATGCTAAAATGATGTTCTGCCAGACAATTCTTTTAGTTTTTTTGCCAATGTTAATAGCCATTGGTATTTTTGAAGGTTTATCATCTTGAATCACGACATCAGCAGTCTCAATGGTCGCATCACTCCCTAAGCCGCCCATGGCAATACCGACATCACTTAAAGCAACCACTGGGGCATCATTAACACCGTCACCAACAAATGCAACGCTCTCATTTTTGGATTTTATTTCTTTCACCTTGTTCACTTTATCCTCAGGAAGAAGGTCACCGAAAGCGTTGTCAATTCCTATTTGTTCTGCGACATATTTTACAACGCTTGTTTTGTCACCACTAAGCATTGTTGCCTTTACATTTAAATTATGTAACAGTTCTAAAGTTTTTTTAGCATCGTCTTTAATACTATCAGCGATAGTTATGTAGCCTGCAAATTTTTTATCATAAGCAATTGCAATAACGGTGTAAACAATTTTTGAAGGATCAACATCATATTGAATATTGAACTTATCCATAAGCTTGAAATTCCCTACGAGTATATCCTTACCGTTGATTACAGCTTTAAGACCATGACCTGCAATTTCCTCAGAATTCTCAACATTAATTGATGTATCCAAATCGCCAACATATTCGTGGATAGCAGTTGCCACAGGATGGGTACTCTTGCTCTCTACAACATTAACCATCTTAAGGATTTCATTTTTATCAAATTCTGATTTAATATCGACTTCCTGAACTTTAAATACTCCTTCCGTCATAGTACCGGTTTTATCCATCACAACATTTTTTATTTCGGCAATCTTATCTAGAAAATTACTGCCTTTAAATAAAATTCCGTTTCGACTTGCTGCACCAATACCTCCAAAATACCCTAAAGGAATTGAAATGACTAAAGCACAAGGACAAGAAATTACCAGAAAGATCAAAGCTCTGTATAACCAATCTCTAAAAATATAATTATCGACAAAAAAATATGGAATAAGACATATCAGTACTGCTAACACAACAACAATCGGAGTATAAACTCTTGCAAATCTTCTTATAAACAGCTCCGTAGGTGCCTTCTGCGCAGTCGCATTTTGAACCAATTCTAAAATCTTACTGAGTTTACTGTCCTCATAAGCTGTATTGATTTTTACCAAAGCAACACTATTCATATTAATCATCCCTGCAAGAACAGTCTCTCCTTTATTTTTTGTATCAGGTTTACTTTCGCCGGTTAGTGCTGCCGTATTAAAAGATGCTGAATCTGAAATAAGCTCTCCATCCAAAGCAAGTTTTTCTCCAGGTTTTAACTGTATGGTTTGCCCTATCTCTGCATTGGAAGCTTTAATAGTTTTTGTTTCGTTATTTTCAATAATTGTCACCTCATCCGGTCTTTGATCAAGAAGAGCTTTAATATTACTTTTTGCTCTTGTTACTGCTAGTGTTTGAAAAACTTCCCCTACAGCATAAAATAACATAACAGCTACACCTTCAGGATATTCACCAATTATAAAAGCTCCTATAGTTGCGATACTCATCAAAAAGAATTCAGAGAAAACATCACCATCCTTAATGCTTTCAAAAGCTTCTTTTAAAACAGGAAGCCCGACAGGGGCATAAGCTGCTGCATACCAAACAATACGAATCCAATCTTTAAACCAGTCTGGTTTAAAATAATTATCTAACGCAATTCCCAACAGAAGCAATAACAATGAAACTATTGCGGGAAGGAACATCTGAAAAGTACTCTTATCACTATTGTCATGATCGTGGTTATGTCCATCGTCATCGGAATGATGCTGTACTTCTTTCTTTACATTTGTTGAACAACAGCCATTATCCTCAACAATGAGTTTTTTGGCTCCTGCATCCTTATAAATCTTGCCTTCCTGAGGCGTACAGCAAAGCTGGTTACCTTGCTCATCGTAAGTGTGTTGATGTTTCATAGAAGTATATTTTAAGTGATTTTTAATTTTTTATTTTAAATTTTTACTTTGCTCCTTCTTTGCAATCCAGTTTTTATACCATTTGAATTTATTCAGGCTTAATACAAAAAGGGTGAGAACAGTTGCTAAAAATGACAATAAAAACATATTTAAGGCAAGAGCCGCTCCAATAGCTGACGCTGCCCATAGTGCTGTAGATGTTGTTAATCCCTGCATATTGCTTGATTTATCTTTTAATGCTAATCCAGCACTTATAAATCCAAGTCCTGCCGGAATTGCTGCAAGCATTCTGGCTATCGCTGATTTATCATCTGTAAGATGAGAGGCAACCGCAACAAAAAGACAAGATGCCAAGCAAAGAATAGCAAACGTTCGTATACCGGCATCTTTATGAGCTGCTTCTCTTTCATAACCTATAATGCTGCCGAATAATATAGATAGCAGCAATTTGCCTGAAAGAATAAGTTCAAATTTTATATCCATGTTGTATCTAACATTACTTGATTATTTTTGTTTCAAACCTTGATTTTTATAGAGATAATATGCAGTTTGATAATTTGCGACAGCCTTGTTAATATACTGATCAGAAAAAATCTTTGGTATCTGTTGATTTTGCGTTTTATTATATAAATAAGCTTCCACTTTCTGCTGAGGGCTCAATATCACAAGTTTATCGTTTTCCATATATCCCAACTTTTGATAGGTACTTACAAAAATTCTAGGAATATAATTGTCGCTCAAAACATTCTTACCATAAAGGTTACTTCTGTAGTTCCATCCCATTAAATCAAATAAAGTTGGATAAAGATCAATTTGTGAACACATTTTTTCAATTTTTAAAGAGTTTTGGTTCGGAAGATTTATAATCATTGCTGGGATATGATATTTGGAAATATCAATTTCATTTTTACCTGCGCTACTTGCGCAGTGATCAGCTACAATCACAAATACTGTATTTTTAAACCACGGCTTACTTCTAGCTTTTTTAAAGAATTGTCCGATAGCATAATCTGTATATTTTATTGCACCTTCCCTACCCGAACCGGATGGTATATCAATTTTGCCATCAGGATATGTAAACGGACGGTGATTGGAAGTGGTCATCACAAAATCATAAAAAGATTTTCCTTGTTTATATTTCTGGTCTGCCTGTTTAATCACTTGATTGTATAAATCTTCGTCACAAATCCCCCATGCATTTTCAAACGTAATTTCTTTCTGGTTGATCGGCGTCCTCAATGCCTGATAGTTTTCTTTTGCCAAAGGATTTCTCTTCTTATCTATAATATCATATCCGTTATTTCCAAAATATTTATTCATATTATCAAAATATCCATCTCCTCCATAAATAAATGTGTTATCGTAACCTTGTGCACTAAAAATTGAGCCTATAGTTGTAAGATGATCATTATCTTCTCTTCTGACAATACTGTTGCCTGGCGTTGGTGGGACAGCTAACGACAAAGCCTCCATTCCACGCACTGTTCTGGTTCCTGTAGCATACATTTGTGAGAATAAAATGCCACCGCCGGCTAAAGAATCTAAATTTGGAGTAAGCCCTTGTTTATTCCCGAAAGTACCCATAAAGTCCGCGCTGAAACTTTCCATTGTTATCATTATAACATTTGGCTTTATAAGATTTTGTTTGCTGGATATTTTTCGTTCTATAGAAAGGTTATTTGAGAAAAATCTTTGATTATCGTTCAAATCAGTTCTAACTATTTTAAAAGCGCTTTCGTTATC belongs to Chryseobacterium gleum and includes:
- a CDS encoding GLPGLI family protein is translated as MKKHFIIFVLILSSFIYGQQSIQVTYETINKPKINYNGFTLSQNQKEEIERQVLQNAKKPEKYVLYYDDGNSFFERDPNEKLSPREQKTEFFRLSNKKGYYRLRDYIVEEFYGYYPVDDVSIEYTDEKQTIENYNCKAALYKNGDIVSKVWYTEDIPVSAGPYDYYNVPGLILKVESPNILCYAVNISKKVDKKEVKMMDSALKVYEGDELKRKIAEGREKMIGSSQKKAEELMKTIQNK
- a CDS encoding DUF3659 domain-containing protein: MKYLFTVFFLFFSLVSFAQEILINTVNKEKENLDHINVQLLRNNKTINFKTTNENGVCSFVIPEKAVYTLKFTSLLYKTKLVEINTSQKTTFQITLEQQITEIQDVKIKARPKISFAKGDTISYNIKAIKDGTERTVEDLIKKLPGLDINENGKVTNNGNVIGQVLVDGNELFGKNHKMSTQNISADMIEGIDFWKNYTTINGNQSTAINLKIKNEYKGRITGNAEASYGNKNSYLLHSNVFKFSKSGNLAFITDANSIAKDPVSMTDFYEMNRQEEASNTNDAPDVDIPTFLNNDGKVKSKDNLFGALQYSKLGKNLSVTAFSVFDASRLEKLSTLNRIAFPEQPSTYNFFENRSEKNKGYFGTTHVKVKKTFPDDSFLYYSFGYNPSEDNFNQSINRNTFLKNSIFDIENTVKNTTFGNFLSWNKSFNRSKMIFAFSQQQNNYRSLLHVNSTENIFQNSLNSLSQSLATDSKKYTLTFSLQNSFKFVTANFRSGFSVKDENAILSEAFSNKSEAKNLKTHHYFNEIFTQKSIGSFDLSGTLSSHFINFNQVEKHYFEKNLKVQYKLRLKASMVFSLEYLNQYKSPEFTQLLYDENYNRNLSYMRNGSLRPEDLANTNTFKFNFIRFNLSRGNYFFSMLMYEKANSNFSSDVSNFGMISETLNIPGNLNDRWFFIASDDRRIGSFLFLKSKFTGSYSRINNFVNHIPNQTHLKNFQLGQKLVTNFKEIPVQFDLGYTFTQTVFKQSLFNTSSSQQNVKLSLGLRTNIKKEWIGSFLGEYLIQKTPQNIVKNCLLGGQISYRKENSALEYNITMNNILNLNSFNYINSSVSLLGTDETSVMALHGYITGGLKYYF
- a CDS encoding endonuclease; protein product: MKKLVLTLLVSLVLNSVYGQAPSNYYDGTAGLSGASLKSKLKTIITNGHQDNGYGNLLTAFQSTDRDYFYENDGTVMDMYSENPTGTDPYIYNHGVKQCGNYSVEGDCYNREHVVPQSLFNQNLPMRSDVHFVTPTDGKVNGMRSNYPFGKVGSTSFTSLNGSKLGSSVSAGYAGTVFEPIDEFKGDIARMILYFVTRYETQLSGFSSGNILGSTAYPGLQTWELKQLLEWNNLDPVSPFEIARNNAAFTYQGNRNPYIDRPEFVALIWGAYMGVADVDLSKSLVIVPNPVKDNKIYVLGGKNLGQYKIALIYNMTGQLVQTIENPFQKDNTIILTDLPKGIYILKTGDLNTKFIIK
- a CDS encoding phosphatase PAP2 family protein, with amino-acid sequence MIINIINKIPVLFFMLVCNLALAQDSLTVSEKIGDTIAVQKPENNFSYKRLIAPTSLISIGAMSFAIPKMKEFDAGVRKEVKDHNLHNSTLDNYTQFIPAVMVYGFNISGLKGKHNLRERTIILATSQLISTAIVIPSKYLIGEERPDKSNNMSFPSGHAAIAFSTAQFMYREYRDSNYWLSLSGYPFAIFTSVYRVINNKHWVTDVVAGAGVGILSTELAYWLFPKINMFLSANKNKKSVSMLAPLYQKNGHSNTFGINYQITF
- a CDS encoding heavy metal translocating P-type ATPase, producing the protein MKHQHTYDEQGNQLCCTPQEGKIYKDAGAKKLIVEDNGCCSTNVKKEVQHHSDDDGHNHDHDNSDKSTFQMFLPAIVSLLLLLLGIALDNYFKPDWFKDWIRIVWYAAAYAPVGLPVLKEAFESIKDGDVFSEFFLMSIATIGAFIIGEYPEGVAVMLFYAVGEVFQTLAVTRAKSNIKALLDQRPDEVTIIENNETKTIKASNAEIGQTIQLKPGEKLALDGELISDSASFNTAALTGESKPDTKNKGETVLAGMINMNSVALVKINTAYEDSKLSKILELVQNATAQKAPTELFIRRFARVYTPIVVVLAVLICLIPYFFVDNYIFRDWLYRALIFLVISCPCALVISIPLGYFGGIGAASRNGILFKGSNFLDKIAEIKNVVMDKTGTMTEGVFKVQEVDIKSEFDKNEILKMVNVVESKSTHPVATAIHEYVGDLDTSINVENSEEIAGHGLKAVINGKDILVGNFKLMDKFNIQYDVDPSKIVYTVIAIAYDKKFAGYITIADSIKDDAKKTLELLHNLNVKATMLSGDKTSVVKYVAEQIGIDNAFGDLLPEDKVNKVKEIKSKNESVAFVGDGVNDAPVVALSDVGIAMGGLGSDATIETADVVIQDDKPSKIPMAINIGKKTKRIVWQNIILAFVVKAIVLILGAGGLATMWEAVFADVGVALIAILNAVRIQRMNFK
- a CDS encoding MgtC/SapB family protein — protein: MDIKFELILSGKLLLSILFGSIIGYEREAAHKDAGIRTFAILCLASCLFVAVASHLTDDKSAIARMLAAIPAGLGFISAGLALKDKSSNMQGLTTSTALWAASAIGAALALNMFLLSFLATVLTLFVLSLNKFKWYKNWIAKKEQSKNLK
- a CDS encoding LTA synthase family protein; amino-acid sequence: MKLKQNYWGNYTLLVYSFLFYLVSSLLLRFGFLAVSFQKADLSLLPIMKIFLLGFLFDFGVGLFFLLPYSFYLLIFPQKYIRSLFNKIITYSTFIIFLLIHLFSFFAEVTFWQEFESRFNFIAVDYLVYTYEVINNINESYPLPVLISSILLLMTLIFILFYKSKIFFFSFNGQHKFSVRLIVFLGFFCLTIIYSLFISNSLADKSVNRYQNEISKAGIYSFFSAYKNNEINYDHFYKLIDNESAFKIVRTDLNDNQRFFSNNLSIERKISSKQNLIKPNVIMITMESFSADFMGTFGNKQGLTPNLDSLAGGGILFSQMYATGTRTVRGMEALSLAVPPTPGNSIVRREDNDHLTTIGSIFSAQGYDNTFIYGGDGYFDNMNKYFGNNGYDIIDKKRNPLAKENYQALRTPINQKEITFENAWGICDEDLYNQVIKQADQKYKQGKSFYDFVMTTSNHRPFTYPDGKIDIPSGSGREGAIKYTDYAIGQFFKKARSKPWFKNTVFVIVADHCASSAGKNEIDISKYHIPAMIINLPNQNSLKIEKMCSQIDLYPTLFDLMGWNYRSNLYGKNVLSDNYIPRIFVSTYQKLGYMENDKLVILSPQQKVEAYLYNKTQNQQIPKIFSDQYINKAVANYQTAYYLYKNQGLKQK